One Hordeum vulgare subsp. vulgare chromosome 4H, MorexV3_pseudomolecules_assembly, whole genome shotgun sequence DNA window includes the following coding sequences:
- the LOC123448475 gene encoding uncharacterized protein LOC123448475 isoform X1 has translation MAMACSTRMLAFLLLALAFTAAVAESRDAYKGSADRYACILTQESFPLASKGAGLTSANGKLCVLCEQYSTEALVYLRQKETQTEILSVLHHRCASLGPLRQQCMTLVDYYIPAFFLEIYVLKPEELCESAHLYRKGAAARSSTRGEAYGLCHHVLVKLLTMLKDPNTKLEIVGLLFKTCSKAKNYEPQHITGSPWSEARAKEREGGVRLLNHFIMGEMEYWWWWAAAAGTVSPRRRHQEQELPTTRTRARRPSPLPHRTRLPSADPREARPEKAGARWIRVGVNRSERLQLGSGQRRGEVADGGALSSGSHGGSLAAGKRETE, from the exons ATGGCGATGGCTTGCTCGACGAGGATGCTTGCGTTTCTGCTGCTCGCGCTGGCCTTTACCGCCGCGGTTGCGGAAAGCAGAGATGCATACAAGGGGAGCGCAGATCGATATGCGTGCATATTGA CCCAGGAAAGCTTCCCGCTTGCAAGCAAAGGGGCAGGATTAACTTCGGCAAACGGAAAGCTGTGTGTATTGTGTGAGCAATACTCAACCGAAGCTCTGGTCTACCTGCGACAAAAAGAAACCCAAACTGAGATTCTCAGTGTCCTCCACCACAGGTGTGCAAGTCTTGGTCCTCTGAGACAGCAG TGCATGACGCTGGTCGACTACTACATTCCCGCTTTCTTCTTGGAGATTTATGTGCTTAAACCTGAGGAGTTATGTGAATCAGCGCACCTCTACCGAAAGGGGGCGGCGGCTCGGTCGTCCACACGAGGGGAGGCCTACGGCCTATGCCATCATGTTCTTGTTAAACTTCTTACCATGCTTAAAGATCCCAACACCAAG CTGGAGATAGTCGGGCTTCTTTTCAAAACATGCAGCAAGGCGAAGAACTATGAACCACAG CATATCACAGGATCACCTTGGTCGGAGGCGCGCgcgaaggagagggagggcggGGTCCGATTACTCAACCACTTTATTATGGGCGAGATGGAATATTGGTggtggtgggcggcggcggcgggcaccGTGAGCCCGCGACGGCGCCACCAG GAGCAGGAGCTGCCCACGACGCGGACTCGCGCGCGacgtccctctcctctccctcaccgCACACGACTCCCGAGCGCAGACCCTCGCGAGGCGAGGCCGGAGAAGGCCGGGGCGAGGTGGATCCGGGTTGGGGTCAACAGATCCGAGCGGCTCCAGCTCGGATCTGGCCAGAGACGgggcgaggtggccgacggcggaGCTTTGAGCTCGGGCTCCCATGGCGGCAGCCTCGCAGCAGGGAAGAGGGAGAccgagtga
- the LOC123448475 gene encoding uncharacterized protein LOC123448475 isoform X3, whose translation MAMACSTRMLAFLLLALAFTAAVAESRDAYKGSADRYACILTQESFPLASKGAGLTSANGKLCVLCEQYSTEALVYLRQKETQTEILSVLHHRCASLGPLRQQCMTLVDYYIPAFFLEIYVLKPEELCESAHLYRKGAAARSSTRGEAYGLCHHVLVKLLTMLKDPNTKLEIVGLLFKTCSKAKNYEPQDHLGRRRARRRGRAGSDYSTTLLWARWNIGGGGRRRRAP comes from the exons ATGGCGATGGCTTGCTCGACGAGGATGCTTGCGTTTCTGCTGCTCGCGCTGGCCTTTACCGCCGCGGTTGCGGAAAGCAGAGATGCATACAAGGGGAGCGCAGATCGATATGCGTGCATATTGA CCCAGGAAAGCTTCCCGCTTGCAAGCAAAGGGGCAGGATTAACTTCGGCAAACGGAAAGCTGTGTGTATTGTGTGAGCAATACTCAACCGAAGCTCTGGTCTACCTGCGACAAAAAGAAACCCAAACTGAGATTCTCAGTGTCCTCCACCACAGGTGTGCAAGTCTTGGTCCTCTGAGACAGCAG TGCATGACGCTGGTCGACTACTACATTCCCGCTTTCTTCTTGGAGATTTATGTGCTTAAACCTGAGGAGTTATGTGAATCAGCGCACCTCTACCGAAAGGGGGCGGCGGCTCGGTCGTCCACACGAGGGGAGGCCTACGGCCTATGCCATCATGTTCTTGTTAAACTTCTTACCATGCTTAAAGATCCCAACACCAAG CTGGAGATAGTCGGGCTTCTTTTCAAAACATGCAGCAAGGCGAAGAACTATGAACCACAG GATCACCTTGGTCGGAGGCGCGCgcgaaggagagggagggcggGGTCCGATTACTCAACCACTTTATTATGGGCGAGATGGAATATTGGTggtggtgggcggcggcggcgggcaccGTGA